One genomic segment of Sorex araneus isolate mSorAra2 chromosome X, mSorAra2.pri, whole genome shotgun sequence includes these proteins:
- the LOC101543046 gene encoding lithostathine-like gives MLPFMAIPSVTWILLSGLMLPCQVKGEDLQKEELSPMISCPQGSLAYNSRCYALFVSPKSWMDAYFACQKRPQGSLVSVLTSSEAYFVATMIRNKGMMNDNVWMGLHDPTEGFKPNGGGWEWSSNDLLNYQAWEKKPPGYPNTGYCGSLSATSSKKG, from the exons ATGCTGCCTTTCATGGCCATTCCAAGTGTTACTTGGATACTGCTTTCTGGCCTCATGCTGCCATGTCAAGTAAAAG GGGAAGACCTGCAGAAGGAAGAGCTGTCTCCAATGATCAGTTGCCCCCAAGGCTCCTTGGCCTATAACTCCCGCTGCTATGCCTTGTTTGTGTCACCCAAATCCTGGATGGATGCATAT TTTGCATGCCAGAAAAGGCCCCAAGGATCCCTTGTGTCTGTGCTCACTTCCTCTGAGGCTTACTTCGTGGCTACCATGATCAGAAACAAGGGGATGATGAATGATAACGTCTGGATGGGACTCCATGACCCCACGGAG GGCTTTAAACCGAATGGAGGCGGCTGGGAGTGGAGCAGCAATGATTTACTGAATTACCAGGCCTGGGAGAAAAAACCCCCAGGCTATCCCAACACGGGTTACTGTGGGAGCCTTTCAGCAACCTCAAGTAAGAAAGGCtga
- the LOC101543317 gene encoding lithostathine-like encodes MFSVVFANVAWMLLSCLMLQCQVKGEDVQTEDTSEKINCPSGALAYGAHCYALFQSAKSWMDAELACQRRPQGHLVSVLTGSEAFFVASMIMNTGTKYKNIWMGLHDPTEGLEPNGHGWVWINNDVLNYRAWEKTDCNSVPGYCGTLSETSNYEQWRDYDCDKLLPYVCKFKN; translated from the exons ATGTTCTCCGTTGTCTTTGCCAATGTGGCTTGGATGCTGCTGTCCTGCCTCATGCTCCAATGTCAAGTGAAAG GGGAAGATGTGCAGACGGAAGATACATCTGAGAAAATCAATTGCCCAAGTGGTGCCTTGGCCTATGGCGCCCACTGCTATGCTTTGTTTCAGTCAGCAAAATCCTGGATGGATGCGGAA TTGGCATGCCAGAGAAGGCCCCAAGGACACCTTGTGTCTGTGCTCACTGGCTCCGAGGCTTTCTTTGTGGCCTCCATGATCATGAACACAGGGACTAAGTACAAGAACATCTGGATGGGACTTCATGACCCCACAGAG GGCCTCGAACCCAATGGACACGGCTGGGTATGGATCAACAATGATGTGCTAAATTACCGTGCCTGGGAAAAAACTGACTGCAACTCTGTTCCAGGCTACTGTGGGACCCTTTCAGAAACTTCAA ATTATGAACAATGGAGAGATTATGACTGTGATAAACTGCTTCCCTATGTCTGCAAGTTCAAGAACTAG